One Deinococcus carri genomic window carries:
- a CDS encoding VIT family protein, which produces MSSPQPTPTAAAPHDHTFVLQKVQPALLGLMDGSVSTLAPIFATAGLTGRPIDAFFVGLAASLGAGISMGLAEALSDDGKVSGRGTPLGRGVITGAATILGGMLHTLPFLLPDLRAALTLAYVVVIVELIAIALIRWKYMRSPLGQTIFQVIVGGAVVFGVGVWLGRLGAGG; this is translated from the coding sequence ATGTCCTCCCCCCAGCCCACTCCCACGGCCGCCGCGCCGCACGACCATACCTTCGTGCTCCAGAAGGTTCAGCCCGCGCTGCTGGGGCTGATGGACGGTAGTGTCAGCACCCTCGCGCCGATCTTCGCCACGGCGGGGCTGACGGGGCGGCCCATCGACGCCTTTTTCGTGGGGCTGGCGGCCAGCCTGGGCGCGGGCATCAGCATGGGGCTGGCCGAGGCCCTCTCGGACGACGGCAAGGTGAGCGGGCGCGGCACGCCGCTGGGGCGCGGGGTGATCACCGGGGCGGCGACCATCCTGGGCGGGATGCTTCATACCCTGCCCTTTCTGCTGCCCGACCTGCGGGCCGCGCTGACGCTGGCCTACGTGGTCGTGATTGTCGAGCTGATTGCCATCGCCCTGATTCGCTGGAAGTACATGAGAAGCCCGCTGGGGCAGACCATCTTTCAGGTCATCGTGGGCGGCGCGGTGGTGTTCGGCGTGGGCGTGTGGCTGGGTCGCCTGGGCGCGGGGGGCTGA